Genomic segment of Mucilaginibacter sabulilitoris:
GAAAATCATTTTTCCTTTAACATTGCTTTCAGAAACTGGAACCAGCAACCGGCAGCTGCATTGAGATTCCGGTCGAATAATCCTGATCATAACCTCATACATGACTTAACTACCAGTGAAGTTGAGCTGAACATGAGATATGCGCCACACGAACAAATAATACAAGGTACGGAGGAGCGGCATACCATTCATAGCAGGTACCCCATCTTCAACCTGCAGGTAAGCCACGCGTTTAAAGGGGTATTTAACGGCGCATACACCTATAACAACGTTACCGCCAACATTTACAAGCGTTTTTATATGTCACAGTTAGGGTACTCGGATATTACCCTATTGGGAAGTATCACAACAGGGAAAGTGCCATTTCCGTTACTTAGCATCCTGCGGGCTAACCAATCCATAGCCTATGATCCCGACGCATATAACAAAATGAACTACCTGGAATTTGTTAGCGACCACTATGTAGGTCTCAACTTTACACACAGCTTCAGCGGCTTCATCCTTAATAAGATACCATTGATACGGCGTTTAAAATGGAGAGAATACCTTTCCTTTAAAGTACTGTATGGTGGTTTACGCAACGAAAATAATCCGTTATTTTCAAAAGACCTCTATCAATTTCCGGTAGGTTCAAACGGATCAAACGGCACCTTTGCATTAGGCGACACACCGTATATTGAGGGAGGTGTAGGTATTGGAAATATTTTAAAATTTTTAAGAATAGACGTGATTAAAAGGTTCAACTATCTTGATCATCCCGCGGTTTCGCCATACGGCGTTAAACTTAGCTTTAGCCCACATCTCTAATTTTTTTGTTAATCAATCATCGATTTTATACCAGCAGTTTATCGATAAAAAAAGAACCAGTTAGTACTAATGCTTTTTATTTGTTATTTGCCAATCAATATATTGTCACATACCGCCGATTAGAACACCCTGATGCTATTTTGGATATTTGTCCAATCGAACCAGAATCTTCTCTATTGTTTTGATGGTAGCCTGTATTCTTTTCTGCACATCGTCGAGGTCTCCATAAAATGATAAGATATTTTTAGTTTGTGCAGAAATAAAAAAGGATTTGTCAAACAGGACGTTGTTATCGCTATCTCTTTTAAAGTTTTGGATCAGATAATTCTTTACACTACTGTTCATGAAATCATTAAAGAAATTAATCTGTTCCTGAAGATCCGGTATCTTCGTTTGGTAAAGATCAATGATATCATCCTGTAATCCCTTATCGACTATAACACTAAGCTTGCCGGTTGATTTTAGCGATTCATACCGGTTGCTATTGGGGAAAAAGTACACGTTATGAAATAGCTGATAAGCGTAATGATTGATGCTATCGGCGGACCAGTTTATTTTTATAGCTGGCTTTAAAAAATATCCAGCTGCTTGCTTCATAGAATTGCACCTGGCAGAAGATAATCGGAGTTCCTTTAAATCTGTCCCGAGATCAGATTTTAGCCCTTCCAGGAACCTGGTTTCGATGTGATGATCGTCTTTTTCCTCACGCCATCTTTCCAGATATAGAGATAGGGAAATGGCGAACACGATAATCGCTATCTCAATGAATACTTCAACTATTTTGTGTTTTGATTTTAACGTTTTACCTTTTATGATCGAAAACACATTGCGTGCATGTTTCAAAACTTCGAGTGAACTCATGGAGCAAGTTTTTAGATAATGAAACGATTGGTTATTTTAAATATCAAACTTAAGACTACCGGAAAACTACAGTCGGGTATTTGATCAGATTAAGACGAGGTTAATAGCTTGTCATTCAATATCCTAAACCAAATATATCAGATAAATTTAACAAACCCAACCGGCATGGTTTTAAAATCATTCGGCTCATAAATCTTGCTATTGATTTAACAGTGGATTACCAAAACGTTGTATTCGTGGTATTAAATAACGAAACCCCGTCACGACCAGGTTTCGTTTTACATTAGCCTATGGCCGGGTTATCACCACATCATCTATATTCTGCAGGCGGACAATCCCGATAAGATCGTCGTTTGCGAGAACCTGGACTTTTTAAAACGCCCCTCCAGGCCACGAAAGCACCATATCGAGCTTTGGTACGCCGGGGGTAAGAATATCGAGAAGTTGAACTATACCGGTGAGATAACACTCCCTATCTTCTATTCCTGTGACTGGGACTACGATGGACTAATGATCTATCAGCTGGTAAAGGAGAAGATTTCGCAGATCAGGTTGTTATTTCCGAACGGTCCGCGCAAAAGTATTAAGACCACGGAACATAAAAGCTTATGGCGTTCCGCCCATGACTCGCGACTGCTGTCTGGGCTTGACCGAGCACTATACAATGAAAGGGAAAGGCAACTGATCATGGAACTCATCCGCAATGATGAATGGATAATCGAAGAGAAAAATGACCTGATCGCGATGCTTAACGCCGCAGGACCCTTTTAAGAAATACTATGACTGGATATTGTTGTTTTTTGGCTAGCGGCATTTTGCGTATATATTTCGGCTTCGCTGATTCAGGCACTTACCGGCATTGATAACTTATAGCTATCTTAAAATGTTTAGTATCCGGTGGTCAGGTCTGGCGACTGGTCGTGGTTGACGACCGGGTGCGCGGAGAGTGCATTATAAGCTCTGGATAATTCCGCTAATAAATATTCTCCTGTATAAAAACGGATTTAATAGCATTTCAACTTATTCCGTTTGATAAAGCTATCAAGTTAAGGTATTGATCAAAACCGATAGTCACATCTTCAAAGATTGTAACTTGACCAATGTGGCCGCGTTAATTTTTCTATATCCTGCCAGATCCTCATCAACGATGAAGGGTTGTCAGCACAATTTTATTATCAATCCGCCTGCGACAACAAGCTTATGTAATGATCAATTGCCAAAAAAGGCGGGGGACATATTTTCTTGTTCCCTGCGTGACATTCCATGTTTTCCCGCAATGGTACGCCATTGGGCAACCTGTCCGATCATATTTTCCAGAATTTTTTCTGCATCAGATGCTGCCAGTCGAAAAAATGTAGCCACTGAAAGAGCCAATTCCGGATCCAGCGAATTATCATCATCAGAAATATTGAGTGTTAAACCCTGACCAGATGGATTGGCGTTCATATCATAAGCTGGTGATAATTCCCATCCATCTTCACGAAGTAGAAAGCCATGATTGCGAAGGTGATCATCTGTGTTTTTGACTAGGATATTAAAAAGCATTCGCATCCATAGTTCCCGCAAATTTTCGTTAACCTGCTGCCCGTTCTGAATAATAAAACCGGCAATATCCAGATAGCTGACACCATTGTTAAAATCTGCGCCGTCCTGCTGGCCAAGCAAGGTCATTGCAGAAGCAAAGTGAATGCGTTGCCCACCGTTTCGGTCGAAACGGTTTGTCAGAAAGGTGTGATGTCTGCCAGAGTATTTACCAAGCTGTGATTGACTAACCCGGATACCGCAGTTTACCGCTAACTCATGGACGACCATTTCCCACCCCCCAATGTCATGGTCATCATTAATGCTCGGGAATTTAGCTATCCAGAGTCCTCCATTAGGGTCAGTTACGCTTGCTTTAGGACGTGCACCACCAAGCGATGAACCGGGAGCAAGTAACATATTTAACCAGCGTAATTCCTCAGTTGCGTTCATGTCTTCGTTTTCTAAGCGCTGGCTGGCGTATTCCAAATCACGGAGACTTACCCACGGTGGAGCTGCTAATTCCGTAGCATGACTTAAAAATTCACCATCTTCTATATATTTAAATCTCAGTCCGCCCATTCGGGTTCCGTCATATATCCCAAGTAAAAAATCAGATTCCATTAAAGGTTGTGTACGGCGATCTTCCTGCCGGGCGAGGATGGCCTCGCGTCTTTTCATAAGCACGCGGCCCCAGCGGTCGGGCGAGGAGTCCAGAAACATACCAAAATTCGGTTTTTCATCGTTGAGGAACTGAGGCCCTGAATACAACTGCAAATCCGGATCAAGGATTTGTGCTTGCGGGGCCTGAAGCCATTTCGGCATATATTCGAAAGAAAATATTTCCTTTCCGCGAGTTGTTTCGGCGTTCAGTGTTCCAACCTGAATAGTCTCTGGCAATCCTTGCCAGTCCGCATAAACCAAAATTCTTTTTGCCATAAGACTATTTTTTAGGGGCTCGTTCTTTAGTTAGTAAACCGGCATCTTGTAGCTTTCTACCTAATTCATCATCTGACCCCAGTTTCAGGAAATCTTTTTCCAGCCCCATAGCAAATAATACCTGGAAATAAGCTCCCATGGCCACGGTGGGCGTACCCTTTTCGATTTGCCATAACGTGGCCCTGCTAATGCCGGCCCGTTCTGAAATCTGGGTAGTGCTCAGCTTTCTGCGTAAACGGGCAAGCTTAATGTTCTCACCCAGGTCATTAAGCACCTTTTGGGCTTTAGGTAAAAGAACTATTTGCTGTTTCATAATGTTGTATATAATAAACAAATATATTTAAATTGTTTAATATATAAAACATTATAATGATTATATTATCCTCGATTTGCAGATCGCGAATCGAGAATATGTAAATGAGATTAATCTTATTATATCCTACAGAATTGCCTGGTCACTCCCGCTGGTAAGTGGAAAAGGTTTAGCATTAATTGTGATAAGGTTTATTTTAAAGAAGACAATTGAATAACCATATACTAACTGAACTGTTATTCTAATTTATTTTATATTTGTTGTAACGATTTAGAATCATTTTTCCATTGCGTGATTCGTAAAGTACTTGAGAATTGAATTTGTAACATATTGGAAATAAGTAAGTTGTGAGAAATGTTCATGACCCGTCCATTGTTCCCGATAGAGCACACCTTACGGGCGGTGATCGCTTTATTTTACCGGTTGCATAATCATCCGCTCCTTTTAGTGGTGTTTGGCGAGTCTCCGGAGCAGCAGCTTACCCTATTTTGCAAAGATATTCTGGAAAGGGTCATTGTAATGTACCAACCTAAAGAAGTTGTCTATCAAAGTTTACGGCATAATACAACACTGCTGCAGGCTTACTATCCGTTAGGTTTTCAAGCCATTCGATCGGTCCTGGCCGAAACATTTGAAAAATAGAAAATCGGTGGCCATCAGTACCGATTTGGATAGTTTTTGGATTTGTATTATTTTTACAAATAAATATTTATTTATCTCTATTACTTTATTAGTTCTTTTATTTTTCTATTTCCACTATTTGATATCGCTGTATCAAGCGGTTTATCTTATGGGCGAATTTCACGCCTCTCCCCCGTATAATAATCATCAGAAAGCGCCGATTCTTTCAGCTTGGTTAACTGTGTTTTTTCAAAACAAGGGTGGTCTGCGAAGAAAAAGAATTCTGAAAACGCAGCGTAAGGATTCTGTATCTCCTCGAAATACAGATTTTTAGGGTAGTGTTCCCAAGGTACGTAATGACGAAAATACATATAGTTTGATTTAACTGGCGATGACTGTCATCGCCGGTACAAACTTTTGAATATTATGTTTTCTAACCTAATCGAGTCATATACTATCTAATACTCTTTCAAGGATAGATTACCGGATATTATTTCTATATTAGATAAAGCGGGGCTTTTTAATATTTTGTTTAATTTTGATCGAATTCTACACACTGATTTATGAATACTGGATATACCAATGATATTTGATGGCCTTATTCAACATGCTAAAACAAGGTTAGCATATAAAAAGTAAAAGCCCAACACTTGGTTGGGCTTGGTTGTTAGTATTTTGTTAGCATAATTGTCCAAAGTCGCAGACATTCGGATAGCGCACAATCCTTCACTCAGCCTTGGATTCTACGAACAACGCGTTGTTTATAAGTTAGTTTGTAATGGAATATATGCAATATTATCTATCAGCGTATTTTTCATGAAGGATACTCTCTTTTCTAAGAGTGTTGCCATTTCTATAGTTGGTTCTGCCTTAAACGGGTAACAGTTATTGATAGATTTCCCGTCCTTAACATGGTCAATCCAGTCTTCTGCCAATCTAATGTAGTCCTCCAGGACATGCTTAGTTGTTTGGGGGCCATACGTATCTAAGTACATTGGTGGAATGTCACCAACTATAACCCATAAATTATTATCATCTGTACTGGCACTGTTCTCTATTTGAAAGACAAAAATGCATAGGGTTGAACCCAAATTTAAGTATACGTCACTATGCACTATTTTGCGACACCAGGCAAACGCTAAAAGGTACAAGGAAGCTTCTTCATGCGCCTTAATAAGTTCTTGATAAAAGTCTGTTTTGACTGTAATCCGATTGTAATCTATTGGGTAGTTCATAATTATTAGTTTAATCTACGTCTCCTACTCTTTTTGCACCCCAACGGGCAAAGTCTCCTAACATTTGATTCCATGTTCTGTGATCTGCAGCTGGCTTAGGCTCAATATTTGGATAGCCATCTTCTCCACCATCCGCTAATGGCTTTATGTGGTGAGCGACTTGGTTCTTATTAGGATCTCCTGGTTCCTTTGGCCATTTTTTACCAGTTGCTTTTTCCCATTCTTATAAATACGAATTGTTGCAAGTGAGGTTTAAAACCTAATATTAAGGTTTAACATGGAGGTTTTGAATTGGAAATTGTTCTCTTGGTATAAACTGTTTTCCCGGATGTTAGGCAAATATATTAACAGCAATGCTACTTCGTGTAGCCTAAGAACATGATATTCATACCCAGTCAATCAAAATTTAATCGTTGTTTAACTGCCGGAAGTAGAAAAATTTGTCCTTTATTTGCCAGTTCTTTAATTCCGTGAATCGTTAATGCCTTTTCTACTAGCGGCATTATAAATTCATTAAATAATTGTCCTAATTTCTCTTTCCGCAGTTTGTCTTCCATTGGTACTTCGAGGTCTAAAACATCTCTAAAGTCATTTGGCTGCCTCAAGAAAATATCGCCTATTTCTTTTTTTACTAAATCTTTGTTTTTAGAATAGCTATTACCAAACATTCCTTGTATAAAGATTTTTATGTTTAACTCATAATAGACTCCAAAATTGGATTTTTGCAAGTCGAGTACTGCAATACAGTCACGGCTTTCTTTAAACCAACCATGAAATGCCTTTTCAAAAGAATATTCGTTGGCTATATTATCAAAAGCAATTTTAAATTCTTTACTATTCATGATTTATTTTTTAATATGTTTCTAAAACGGTGTTCCAGCTAATACCTTGGAAACGCTCCATTGTTTGCAGTTCTTTCATATAAATGTCTAATTGTTTCAACCCAGCTCTTATAGCTCGTGCGTTATTGGGCTTAACTTCGTAAATTATGTTATTTTTTATATCTAAAAAATCTATGCGCTTACTACTTGGTAATCTGAATTCTCTTGCTCCATCTTCTCCCAATCCATATACTTTATGCATCATTTGACCTGCTCTATTAGCAAGGTGCTTCTATGTTTTGCGGCGATGTTTTCAGCATGCCCCTCAACAAAATGGGCTTTTCTTACAACTCCATTGATCAAGAAATTACCTTCAACCTCTCCTGCTCCCAATCCTCCATTCAAAACTATTGTTGCCCCAATAGCAGTTCCTTTAGCTAACTTTAAGCCTGTCTCATTTTTCAGATACCTGATTGGAAACCGGCCCATGAACTTGCCCAATCTTTTATTTGCCGCCATATGCTGCACTAATTGGATCTTTTCCCGCGTTTGAAGACGCTCAATACATAGACTCCAATTTAGAATTAGGAGCCTAAAGGAAAGGACGCCGGCCCAATTAGCGATCGCCTGGGTCAATGCCCGGGGTGCGCATATCATGCCATTGGTGAGCATGAGCAAAAGGTCCAGATTGCCGGAAAACATCGCCGCAATGGATATCAGCTTCAGTGCCGGAGAAATGAAACTTTTAAATGATACTTTTGCAGCAGGCGCGATTTTGGGCAGCACCTATTTACAACGCCAATGACCAACCCAGCAGAAATACTACCCGGTGTGATCTTCTACGCTTACCTCTCTACCGAGCGGAAAGACAAGGTCTGCTTTTGGGCGAACCATGCGATGGTCATGATGGTCTCCGGCCAATTCAACCTGGAGACCTCCGGCCAAAGCATTTCCATCAAAGCCAGCGAAATGCTGCTGATCGGTAAGAACCAGCTGGGCACGCTAACGAAAACGCCGTTGCCCGGACAGGATTACGAAAGCATCGTCATCTCCCTGCAGGAAGACCTGTTGCGCAAGATCGCACTGGAAGAAAAAATCACAGCAGACAGCAAATACACCGGCCGCCCTAATATCCAAATCCCTTCCAATACCTTCCTGCAAGGATTTTTTCAATCCATTATGCCCTATGCCCGGGGCGCAGCCGGGACCCTTAATGAAGAAATGGGCACTCTAAAGGTTAAAGAAGCGGTCAAACTGCTGCTGCATACCCTGCCTGTCCTACGCAATTTTTTGTTTGATTTCTCCGAACCCCATAAGATCGACCTGGAGCGTTTCATGGTCGGCAACTACCATTTCAATGTACCGGTCGAAAAATTCGCTCAACTCACCGGCCGCAGCCTCGCCGGTTTCAAACGCGACTTCCAGAAGACTTTCAACGCACCGCCACGACGGTGGCTGCAAGACAAGCGCCTCAACGAAGCCAAACATCTGATCGAGCACAAGCATCAGAAACCTTCGGCCATTTACCTGGACCTGGGTTTTGAAAGCCTGTCACATTTTTCGTATTCCTTCAAGAAAAAATTTGGCAAAGCGCCGACCGCTTGAGTTAAAACAAGGATCATACGATATTGTAGATGCTTACCTTTCATGGATGAAAAAAGCAGGTTTCATCCGGACATTGGTCTGACCATCCAGTTATCAAATCCTATACCAGGCAATACCTTACTAGAGTCTATTGCTCTGACTGTTGCCGAAGGAAATAGGTTTGCGCTGATTTCCCGGTTCATCATTGTACACGCTAACTGGCATGACCGTGCTCATGGCTTTCAGCTATTGGAGCAAGAACCAGCACGATATAGATTGGAAATGGCATCATTGATTTGCGCTATGAGAACCGATGTATATGGTGGAAGATGCAGGTGCTGCCGGTTTGATCTCAGTAGGACGTTTACCATCGGGCATCAGCCGGGGTTCGCCCCCCATCACTGAAGTCTTTCATACCGAAATAAATATGTGCGTAATCCAAGGCGGTCAGGAAATATCTTTACCGGAATCTTCGATATCAGTAAGATGTTCCGGACAATACACAGGGATTAGCTTTTAGTCCAGCCAGTTTGATACATAATGCTGTGCAGGGTTATTAAAACGAGTTCAGTCTTGTTTCTATAAAACTGGAGATGCTGATGATAACAACATCCTGGGTGCTAATATAGGTTTCGCTTTGCGGCGTAATAATAAAGCTGGATTCAGGCTCCAGATCTGCTATGCAGTTTAGAAAGCCTTTGGATACGACAGGTGCATTTGATAACTTGATCTCGATGCATGCCCGTGGGCGAACGCCCTCGACAAGCAGTAAATCGCATTCAGCACCGGCCTGGGTCCGGTAAAAAAAAAGATCAAGGTGATCCGGCTTGGCCTGAAATATTTGTTCCACAACATAACCCTCCCAGGAGCCGCCCACGCCAGGATGACCGAAAAGATCTTCCTGGTTTGCTATATTGAGTAACCGGTGAAGTATTCCTGTATCCCGTATATACGTTTTGGGAGACTTTATTAATCGTTTCTTTGCATTGACAAACCAAGGCTGTAAACGCCTCACCATATAGCCCCCTTCCAAAAAATCAAGGTACCTGGTCACCGTGGTGGCACTCACACCGAGCGATCTTGCAAACACCTCTGTATTGAGCAGATTCCCGTTCGAATGCGCCAGCATACTCCAAAAATTACGCAGAAGAACAGGAGAAAGCGCAACGCCGAACAATAGGGCGAGGTCGCGTTCTACATAGCTTCTTATAAAATCATTGAGCCATTCAATGGCATAACCGTTATTTTCGGCCAAAAAAGCTTCCGGAAAACCGCCCCTAAACCAGTTCATCCTGTAATCCAACACACTGCTAACCTCGGTGATTCCGATGGGTGTTAACTCTGTATAGGCAATGCGGCCCGCTAACGTCTCTGATACGCCTTTTACGAGTGAGGGAGAGGCTGAACCGAGCAGAATAAACCTGCCTGGTGTGCGTTTCGCATCGATCAAAGGCCTTAAGATGCTGAACAAGGCAGGCATCAGCTGGATCTCATCTATGATGACTCTGTCGTTCTCGTGTGAAGTTAGATAACTGAATGCATCTTGTAGTTTATTTTGATCAATGGGGTTTTCCATATCAAGGTACACACTGCGTTGCTCATCAGTGTTCAGGTGTTTAGCAAGTGTAGTCTTTCCTACCTGACGAGGACCTAATATGGCGACAGCAGGAGACTTTTTAAGTTTATGCACCAGTAACACTTCCAGATTTCTTTTAATCATAGCCTAAATTACATATTTACCTAGTAAATCCAAACTTTAAGTTTGGATTTACTAGGTAAATATTTTACCGGATAAATCATGACTTAATTTGACGGATATTAATTTTAAGGCACTTTTCGTGCGTGTTTTTTGTCTTATTAAACTAACACGCACGAAT
This window contains:
- a CDS encoding helix-turn-helix domain-containing protein, translating into MKQQIVLLPKAQKVLNDLGENIKLARLRRKLSTTQISERAGISRATLWQIEKGTPTVAMGAYFQVLFAMGLEKDFLKLGSDDELGRKLQDAGLLTKERAPKK
- a CDS encoding ATP-binding protein, whose translation is MIKRNLEVLLVHKLKKSPAVAILGPRQVGKTTLAKHLNTDEQRSVYLDMENPIDQNKLQDAFSYLTSHENDRVIIDEIQLMPALFSILRPLIDAKRTPGRFILLGSASPSLVKGVSETLAGRIAYTELTPIGITEVSSVLDYRMNWFRGGFPEAFLAENNGYAIEWLNDFIRSYVERDLALLFGVALSPVLLRNFWSMLAHSNGNLLNTEVFARSLGVSATTVTRYLDFLEGGYMVRRLQPWFVNAKKRLIKSPKTYIRDTGILHRLLNIANQEDLFGHPGVGGSWEGYVVEQIFQAKPDHLDLFFYRTQAGAECDLLLVEGVRPRACIEIKLSNAPVVSKGFLNCIADLEPESSFIITPQSETYISTQDVVIISISSFIETRLNSF
- a CDS encoding DUF4304 domain-containing protein, with the translated sequence MNSKEFKIAFDNIANEYSFEKAFHGWFKESRDCIAVLDLQKSNFGVYYELNIKIFIQGMFGNSYSKNKDLVKKEIGDIFLRQPNDFRDVLDLEVPMEDKLRKEKLGQLFNEFIMPLVEKALTIHGIKELANKGQIFLLPAVKQRLNFD
- a CDS encoding type II toxin-antitoxin system HipA family toxin; the protein is MAKRILVYADWQGLPETIQVGTLNAETTRGKEIFSFEYMPKWLQAPQAQILDPDLQLYSGPQFLNDEKPNFGMFLDSSPDRWGRVLMKRREAILARQEDRRTQPLMESDFLLGIYDGTRMGGLRFKYIEDGEFLSHATELAAPPWVSLRDLEYASQRLENEDMNATEELRWLNMLLAPGSSLGGARPKASVTDPNGGLWIAKFPSINDDHDIGGWEMVVHELAVNCGIRVSQSQLGKYSGRHHTFLTNRFDRNGGQRIHFASAMTLLGQQDGADFNNGVSYLDIAGFIIQNGQQVNENLRELWMRMLFNILVKNTDDHLRNHGFLLREDGWELSPAYDMNANPSGQGLTLNISDDDNSLDPELALSVATFFRLAASDAEKILENMIGQVAQWRTIAGKHGMSRREQENMSPAFFGN
- a CDS encoding AraC family transcriptional regulator — its product is MTNPAEILPGVIFYAYLSTERKDKVCFWANHAMVMMVSGQFNLETSGQSISIKASEMLLIGKNQLGTLTKTPLPGQDYESIVISLQEDLLRKIALEEKITADSKYTGRPNIQIPSNTFLQGFFQSIMPYARGAAGTLNEEMGTLKVKEAVKLLLHTLPVLRNFLFDFSEPHKIDLERFMVGNYHFNVPVEKFAQLTGRSLAGFKRDFQKTFNAPPRRWLQDKRLNEAKHLIEHKHQKPSAIYLDLGFESLSHFSYSFKKKFGKAPTA